A single region of the Sphingobium sp. TKS genome encodes:
- a CDS encoding PQQ-dependent sugar dehydrogenase, with product MKKHLIALTLLTLVILGGLFFYFAQGDKAQLPVGADVGKEPVFTSPRSEMIPTMNVADAVPWKGSEKPVPAKGLSVDRFADGLDHPRSLLRLPNGDVLVAETNSPTRPTGGIVNRVMNYLMDKAGAGVPSANRITLLRDADGDGRAETKTAFLTGLHSPYGMALVGDTLYVANTDALMAFPYKEGDTKITAKGRKILSLPAQAPNMHWTRSLVASPQGLLYVGVGSNSNIGENDLETEANRAAVLEINPNTGAYRIYASGLRNPVGLAFEPKSGALWGVVNERDMLGSDLVPDYLTRVEFGAFYGWPWNYWGGYEDRRVQPQRPEIREYTKRPDYSLGNHVAPLGLSFADKVSLGAPYGNGAFVGLHGSWNRKPMSGYKVVFVPFGDDGEAGKAKPVDVLTDFLGTKGEAHGRPVDVTADAKGALLVSDDVGGVVWRVTRSN from the coding sequence ATGAAGAAGCATCTGATCGCGCTCACCCTCCTCACCCTGGTCATTCTCGGCGGCCTTTTCTTCTACTTCGCGCAGGGGGATAAGGCACAGCTTCCCGTCGGCGCGGATGTGGGGAAGGAACCCGTCTTCACCAGCCCGCGCAGCGAAATGATCCCGACGATGAATGTCGCGGATGCCGTGCCGTGGAAGGGTAGCGAAAAGCCGGTCCCCGCAAAGGGGCTGAGCGTCGATCGCTTTGCCGATGGGCTGGACCATCCCCGCTCATTGCTGCGCCTGCCCAATGGCGATGTACTGGTGGCGGAAACCAACAGTCCCACGCGGCCGACCGGCGGCATCGTCAACCGGGTGATGAACTATCTGATGGACAAGGCGGGGGCCGGCGTGCCTTCCGCGAACCGCATCACCCTGCTGCGCGACGCCGATGGCGACGGGCGGGCTGAGACGAAGACGGCTTTCCTGACGGGGCTGCATTCGCCCTATGGCATGGCGCTGGTCGGTGACACGCTCTACGTCGCCAATACCGATGCGTTGATGGCCTTTCCGTACAAGGAAGGCGATACCAAGATCACCGCCAAGGGGCGCAAGATACTGAGCCTGCCGGCGCAGGCGCCCAACATGCATTGGACGCGCAGCCTGGTCGCCAGTCCACAGGGGCTGCTCTATGTCGGTGTCGGCTCCAACAGCAATATCGGGGAAAATGATCTGGAAACGGAGGCCAATCGCGCCGCCGTGCTGGAGATCAATCCCAATACCGGCGCCTATCGCATCTATGCTTCGGGCCTGCGCAATCCCGTGGGACTGGCTTTTGAGCCCAAGAGCGGCGCGCTTTGGGGCGTGGTGAATGAACGCGACATGCTGGGCAGCGATCTCGTCCCCGATTATCTGACGCGGGTCGAATTCGGCGCCTTCTACGGTTGGCCGTGGAATTATTGGGGTGGTTATGAGGATCGCCGAGTCCAGCCGCAAAGGCCGGAAATCCGCGAATATACCAAGCGGCCCGATTATTCGCTGGGCAATCATGTAGCGCCGCTGGGGCTCAGCTTTGCCGACAAGGTTTCGCTGGGCGCCCCCTATGGCAACGGCGCCTTTGTCGGGCTGCACGGCAGTTGGAACCGCAAGCCGATGTCAGGATATAAGGTCGTGTTCGTGCCCTTTGGCGACGATGGCGAGGCGGGCAAGGCCAAGCCGGTCGACGTGCTGACAGATTTTCTGGGGACCAAGGGTGAGGCCCATGGGCGGCCCGTGGACGTGACGGCGGATGCCAAGGGCGCGTTGCTGGTGAGCGACGATGTGGGCGGCGTCGTCTGGCGGGTGACGCGGAGCAATTGA
- the msrA gene encoding peptide-methionine (S)-S-oxide reductase MsrA has translation MAEEIATLAGGCFWCTEAVYQNLKGVKAVESGYIGGALPNPSYEQVCSGATGHAEAIRITYDPTVIGYGDLLDIFFATHDPTTLNRQGNDIGTQYRSAIFPHSPEQAAEAKMGIERAQADQTNPIVTAIEPDAPWYPAEDYHQKYWERVGDRNPYCMAVIPPKLAKLRKGFAERIEA, from the coding sequence ATGGCCGAAGAAATCGCAACTCTGGCTGGCGGCTGCTTCTGGTGCACAGAGGCGGTGTATCAGAATCTGAAGGGCGTGAAGGCCGTGGAAAGCGGCTATATCGGCGGCGCGCTGCCCAACCCGAGCTATGAACAGGTCTGTTCGGGCGCCACCGGCCATGCCGAGGCGATCCGCATCACCTATGATCCCACGGTCATCGGCTATGGCGACCTGCTGGACATTTTCTTCGCGACCCATGACCCGACGACGCTCAACCGTCAGGGCAATGACATCGGCACGCAATATCGCTCGGCCATCTTCCCCCATTCGCCCGAACAGGCGGCGGAAGCGAAGATGGGCATCGAGCGCGCCCAGGCGGATCAGACGAATCCGATCGTCACGGCCATCGAACCCGACGCTCCCTGGTATCCGGCGGAGGATTATCACCAGAAATATTGGGAACGGGTGGGGGATCGGAATCCCTATTGCATGGCGGTGATCCCGCCCAAGCTGGCCAAGCTGCGCAAGGGCTTTGCCGAACGTATCGAAGCCTGA
- a CDS encoding ATP-binding protein has translation MNDALLTRIAEALERIAPPPASSADLAAAPAYVWNGATIRAVEAFAPVDYALLTGIDAQKEALLENSRRHAAGHAAHDVLLWGARGTGKSAVVAAVVGKLQAEGQDIALLQCAIDELASLPQLFAILRDTQRPFILFLDDLGFDEHGVGDARSLRSLLQGGTAARPANVRLYVTSNRRHIVPRHLSEQDDPVNPRDVVDDKMALSDRFGLSLGFHAIDQDAYVAIVSGYAASLGLSFEPLDAIQWATQRGSRSGRVAWQYVVELAGRNGVTI, from the coding sequence ATGAACGACGCCCTGCTGACCCGCATTGCCGAAGCGCTGGAACGGATCGCGCCGCCGCCCGCTTCCTCCGCCGATCTGGCCGCTGCGCCCGCCTATGTGTGGAACGGCGCCACGATCCGGGCGGTGGAGGCCTTCGCGCCGGTGGATTACGCCCTGCTGACCGGCATCGACGCGCAGAAGGAAGCGCTGCTCGAAAACAGCCGCCGCCATGCCGCGGGCCATGCCGCGCATGACGTGCTGCTCTGGGGTGCGCGGGGAACCGGCAAGTCCGCCGTCGTCGCGGCCGTCGTCGGCAAGCTCCAGGCCGAAGGACAGGACATCGCCCTGCTGCAATGCGCGATCGATGAGCTGGCCAGCCTGCCGCAACTCTTCGCTATCCTGCGCGACACGCAGCGGCCCTTCATCCTGTTCCTCGACGATCTGGGCTTCGATGAACATGGCGTGGGGGACGCCCGGTCGCTGCGCTCGTTATTGCAGGGCGGCACTGCCGCGCGGCCGGCGAATGTCCGGCTCTATGTGACGTCCAACCGCCGCCATATCGTGCCGCGCCACCTGTCGGAACAGGATGACCCGGTCAATCCACGCGACGTGGTGGACGACAAGATGGCGCTGTCGGACCGCTTCGGCCTCAGCCTGGGTTTCCATGCGATCGATCAGGACGCCTATGTCGCCATCGTCAGCGGCTATGCGGCCAGTCTCGGTCTCAGTTTCGAGCCGCTGGATGCCATCCAATGGGCAACCCAGCGCGGCAGCCGCTCAGGCCGCGTCGCCTGGCAATATGTGGTGGAACTGGCCGGACGGAATGGGGTGACGATATAG
- a CDS encoding MarR family winged helix-turn-helix transcriptional regulator, with the protein MDAQSAQNEAAELNRPGLKPLGQWMRTLVDYVRSGKPDLTNRQMALMLTVYIGAGPHTVRGLAEALNVSKPVITRALNKLSALGYLRRERDSTDRRNIFITRTPKGAEFLDAFHHFIAGTGRDERLNLSHAERSA; encoded by the coding sequence ATGGATGCCCAATCTGCACAGAATGAAGCCGCAGAATTGAACCGGCCCGGCCTCAAGCCGCTCGGCCAATGGATGCGCACGCTGGTCGATTATGTGCGGTCGGGCAAGCCTGATCTCACCAATCGGCAAATGGCCCTGATGCTGACGGTCTATATCGGCGCGGGGCCGCATACGGTGCGGGGACTCGCGGAGGCGCTGAACGTCTCCAAGCCGGTGATTACCCGCGCGCTGAACAAATTATCGGCGCTGGGTTATCTGCGCCGGGAACGGGACTCCACCGACCGGCGCAATATTTTCATCACCCGGACGCCAAAAGGGGCGGAATTTCTTGACGCCTTTCACCATTTCATCGCAGGAACCGGCCGCGATGAACGCCTCAACCTCTCCCACGCGGAACGCTCCGCCTGA
- a CDS encoding L-threonylcarbamoyladenylate synthase has product MTIPNPVFSTRISRYGSEALREAALLIRAGEPVAVPTETVYGLAADATDSNAVAAIYTAKGRPSFNPLIVHVADREMAGRLADFSPVADKLAERFWPGALTMVLPVRADSGLSPLVMAGLPTVALRLPAHPAMRALIRESGRPLAAPSANRSGAISPTRAEHVLASLNGKIRMILDEGPTSEGLESTIVAPESDCIRLLRPGPVTATMLEEATRLPVVTGAENAKIEAPGQLESHYAPSKPVRLNALKAEKDEYLIGFGLMPCHVNLSPDADMREAAAHLFAALHMADASAAERIAVAPIPNEGIGVAINDRLRRAAA; this is encoded by the coding sequence GTGACCATCCCAAATCCAGTCTTTTCCACTCGAATAAGCCGCTATGGCAGCGAAGCGCTGCGCGAGGCGGCGTTGCTGATCCGTGCCGGCGAGCCGGTCGCGGTGCCGACCGAGACGGTCTATGGCCTGGCGGCGGATGCCACGGACTCCAATGCGGTAGCGGCGATCTACACCGCCAAGGGACGGCCGAGCTTCAATCCGCTGATCGTGCATGTCGCGGACAGGGAGATGGCTGGACGTTTGGCGGATTTTTCGCCGGTGGCGGACAAGCTGGCAGAACGGTTCTGGCCCGGCGCGCTGACCATGGTTCTGCCCGTGCGCGCCGATAGCGGGCTGTCGCCGCTGGTGATGGCGGGATTGCCGACCGTGGCGCTGCGCCTGCCCGCGCATCCGGCGATGCGGGCGCTGATCCGGGAAAGCGGCCGGCCGCTCGCCGCGCCGTCGGCCAATCGCAGCGGCGCGATCAGCCCGACGCGGGCCGAGCATGTGCTGGCGAGCCTCAACGGCAAGATCCGCATGATCCTGGACGAAGGGCCGACCAGCGAAGGACTGGAATCGACTATCGTCGCGCCGGAAAGCGACTGCATCCGGCTGCTGCGGCCAGGGCCGGTGACGGCGACGATGCTGGAGGAGGCGACCCGGCTGCCGGTGGTGACGGGCGCGGAAAATGCGAAGATCGAGGCCCCGGGCCAGTTGGAAAGCCATTATGCGCCATCCAAGCCGGTGCGGCTGAATGCGCTGAAGGCCGAGAAGGACGAATATCTGATCGGCTTCGGGTTGATGCCCTGTCATGTGAATTTGAGCCCGGATGCCGATATGCGGGAGGCTGCGGCGCATCTGTTCGCGGCGCTGCATATGGCGGATGCGAGTGCAGCGGAGCGGATTGCCGTCGCGCCGATCCCGAATGAGGGGATCGGGGTGGCGATCAACGATCGGTTGCGGCGGGCGGCGGCTTGA
- a CDS encoding C40 family peptidase yields the protein MNASTSPTRNAPPEPIRFKLDGRSVKLDTRIHAARGDLADLALAGVLFSAHYARAVELTCVAAGAPVLASDTPKAQAVSELLRGESFHALDVTADWAWGFCGHDGYVGYVRREALDAREVVNSRVITGTAPLFSTADIKSPIADYWPRGAQFAAEAEGDFFACADGYVHKRHVAAIDALESDWVTAAERYLGQPYVWGGRGHRGVDCSGLVQVALGQCGIKVPRDTDLQREGIGSPIAPDAPLRRGDFVFFPGHVGLMTDGDHLLHANAYWMSVVIEPLADVVGRLAADHAEPISARRRIGT from the coding sequence ATGAACGCCTCAACCTCTCCCACGCGGAACGCTCCGCCTGAACCTATCCGCTTCAAGCTGGATGGCCGGTCGGTCAAGCTCGACACGCGCATCCATGCGGCGCGCGGAGACCTCGCTGATCTGGCGCTCGCCGGGGTGCTGTTTTCCGCCCATTATGCCCGCGCGGTCGAACTGACCTGCGTGGCAGCCGGCGCTCCGGTGCTGGCCAGCGACACGCCCAAGGCGCAGGCGGTCAGCGAATTGCTGCGCGGCGAGAGCTTCCATGCGCTGGACGTGACGGCGGACTGGGCCTGGGGCTTTTGCGGGCATGATGGCTATGTCGGCTATGTCCGGCGGGAGGCGCTGGATGCGCGGGAAGTCGTCAACAGCCGGGTCATCACCGGCACCGCCCCGCTGTTCAGCACAGCCGACATCAAATCGCCCATTGCCGATTACTGGCCACGCGGCGCGCAATTCGCGGCGGAGGCGGAGGGCGATTTCTTCGCCTGCGCCGACGGCTATGTGCACAAGCGCCATGTCGCGGCGATCGACGCGCTCGAAAGCGATTGGGTCACGGCGGCGGAGCGCTATCTTGGCCAGCCCTATGTCTGGGGTGGGCGCGGCCATCGCGGCGTCGACTGTTCGGGGCTGGTGCAGGTCGCGCTCGGCCAGTGCGGGATCAAGGTGCCGCGCGACACCGATCTGCAGCGCGAGGGGATCGGCTCCCCGATCGCGCCTGACGCGCCGCTCCGACGAGGAGACTTCGTGTTTTTTCCGGGCCATGTCGGCCTCATGACCGACGGCGACCATTTATTGCATGCCAACGCCTATTGGATGAGCGTGGTGATCGAGCCTCTGGCCGACGTCGTCGGACGATTGGCGGCGGATCATGCGGAACCCATATCGGCGCGGCGGAGAATCGGCACATGA
- the argC gene encoding N-acetyl-gamma-glutamyl-phosphate reductase, with product MTHRIFIDGGVGTTGLEINERLAGRPELSIITLDADRRKDAAARRDALNAADIVILCLPDDAAREAVALIDNDRTRVIDASTAHRVADGWTYGFAELEPGHRERLANARFVANPGCWPTGFLALVRPLVLAGLLPADWPVTVSGASGYSGGGKSMIAEYEGAEGAPSAFRPYGLGLTHKHGPEMLRYSGLQHPPLFAPAVASAYRGMIVEVPLQLRAMPGAPSVADVQRTLAAAYAGSPIVSVASAEDSAAMGQVRLEHVGATDRLALFVFGNEATGQARLIAALDNLGKGAAGAAVQNLNILAGLPETAGLRL from the coding sequence ATGACACATCGGATTTTCATCGACGGCGGCGTCGGAACTACGGGTTTGGAAATAAACGAGCGGCTGGCGGGCCGCCCGGAATTGTCGATCATCACGCTGGACGCGGACAGGCGGAAGGATGCGGCGGCGCGCCGGGATGCGCTGAACGCGGCGGATATCGTTATCCTCTGCCTGCCTGACGATGCGGCGCGGGAGGCTGTGGCGCTGATCGACAATGACCGGACTCGGGTGATCGACGCGTCGACCGCGCATCGCGTTGCTGACGGCTGGACCTATGGCTTTGCCGAACTGGAGCCAGGCCATCGGGAGAGGCTCGCCAATGCCCGCTTCGTCGCCAATCCCGGATGCTGGCCGACCGGCTTTCTGGCGCTGGTGCGGCCGCTGGTGCTGGCAGGCTTGCTGCCGGCAGACTGGCCGGTGACGGTGTCGGGCGCATCGGGCTATTCGGGCGGCGGCAAGTCGATGATCGCGGAATATGAGGGCGCAGAAGGCGCGCCGAGCGCTTTTCGGCCCTACGGGCTAGGGCTGACGCATAAGCATGGGCCGGAAATGCTGCGCTATTCTGGCTTGCAGCACCCTCCCCTGTTCGCGCCGGCCGTGGCGAGCGCCTATCGCGGCATGATCGTCGAGGTGCCTTTGCAATTGCGGGCCATGCCAGGCGCGCCTTCGGTGGCGGATGTGCAAAGGACGCTGGCGGCGGCCTATGCGGGGTCACCGATCGTCAGCGTGGCGTCGGCGGAGGACAGCGCGGCCATGGGGCAGGTGCGGCTGGAGCATGTCGGCGCGACCGACCGGCTGGCCTTGTTCGTCTTTGGCAATGAAGCGACAGGTCAAGCGCGGCTGATCGCGGCGCTCGACAATCTGGGCAAGGGCGCGGCGGGGGCCGCGGTGCAGAATCTCAACATCCTCGCCGGGTTGCCGGAGACGGCCGGACTGCGGCTTTAG